GACCTTCGAGATCCTCTACAAGGTTTTCGGGCGTGCCACCGCCGCGTTCAGCCGGCTCCGTCCCGGGGCCCGGCTCGCGGTCCTCGGCCCCCTGGGACGCGGCTTCTGGACGCCGGACGGCGCTGGAGCGGGGTCCCGAGCCCTCCTCGTCGCCGGGGGGATCGGGGTCGCCCCGTTCCCGCTGCTCCTCCAACAGCTCGGTCCGCGCGCGGCGTCGGCGACGCTTCTGTACGGCGGACGATCGCGAGCCGACCTGCCGCTGCTCGACTGGTTCTCCTCGCGTTGCCGGGTGGTTCCCGTGACCGAAGACGGGTCGTGCGGGCGGCGCGGGCTGGTGACGGACGCACTCGCCGACGAGCTGGAACGCGGCGGGGAGGCGGTCGTGTACGCCTGCGGTCCGGCGCCGATGCTCAAGGCGGCGGCGGAGCTTTGCCTCGAGCGCAACGTCCCCTGCCAGCTCGCCCTGGAGGAGATGATGGCGTGCGGATTCGGGGTCTGCCTCGGATGCGTGGTCGAGCGCCGCCGTCCGGCGACGCCCTTCGAGCGATACGCGCGCGTCTGCACCGAGGGCCCCGTGTTCGACGCCCGCGAGGTGGCGCTGTGAACCGCGCGCCGCGGCTCTCGGTGGACGTCGGCCGGAACCTGGTTCTCCGGAACCCGGTGCTCACCGCGAGCGGGACGT
The DNA window shown above is from Acidobacteriota bacterium and carries:
- a CDS encoding dihydroorotate dehydrogenase electron transfer subunit is translated as MRENRSVEVVAQEALGGDCHLMRLRWPELARSARAGQFVMIGLPDLGAMLLRRPFSVARVGSEAGGPATFEILYKVFGRATAAFSRLRPGARLAVLGPLGRGFWTPDGAGAGSRALLVAGGIGVAPFPLLLQQLGPRAASATLLYGGRSRADLPLLDWFSSRCRVVPVTEDGSCGRRGLVTDALADELERGGEAVVYACGPAPMLKAAAELCLERNVPCQLALEEMMACGFGVCLGCVVERRRPATPFERYARVCTEGPVFDAREVAL